Proteins found in one Deltaproteobacteria bacterium genomic segment:
- a CDS encoding prepilin-type N-terminal cleavage/methylation domain-containing protein, translated as MHRRVNKTSAGFTLIEMMVSITLGMIVIAGVTGTFTAQTRQNAAEQQVSQMHQNVRGALDMIMRDLMQAGYKAPSGSVTGVTYSTTQLLVQADLDANGSIDTTNTSVEYITYVYDSTNQQITRKLGNSGNSTTEVLAENITACTFTFKDASDTATTTSSLIRKLSITITGQTAKVDPSYSSNNGKRSYSVSADVTPPNLAL; from the coding sequence ATGCACCGCCGAGTCAATAAAACTTCAGCCGGTTTCACGCTCATCGAGATGATGGTTTCCATCACCCTCGGGATGATCGTCATTGCCGGCGTCACGGGGACGTTTACCGCCCAAACTCGGCAGAACGCCGCCGAACAGCAGGTGTCGCAGATGCATCAGAACGTGCGCGGTGCGCTCGATATGATTATGCGGGATCTGATGCAGGCTGGCTACAAAGCTCCTAGTGGCAGTGTGACGGGTGTGACGTACAGCACCACCCAACTACTGGTTCAGGCTGATCTCGATGCGAATGGGAGCATAGATACGACTAACACGAGCGTGGAATACATCACTTACGTTTATGATTCGACGAATCAGCAAATCACGCGGAAGCTTGGGAATAGTGGAAATAGCACCACGGAAGTTCTCGCCGAGAACATTACCGCATGCACTTTCACTTTCAAGGATGCAAGTGATACTGCGACTACAACCAGCTCCCTGATCCGCAAACTGAGCATAACGATCACTGGTCAAACGGCAAAGGTCGATCCAAGTTATTCTTCAAATAACGGTAAGCGTTCTTACTCGGTCAGCGCCGACGTTACGCCGCCGAATTTGGCTCTTTAA
- a CDS encoding prepilin-type N-terminal cleavage/methylation domain-containing protein encodes MKAKILHRALSEKGFTLIELLTAITLLTIGLLGTAALTAGVVKGNVAGRNVSTATAIAQSCFQENRRVGYTSAGTTGCTTTTTNVTLGGVTFSRALSIDSATTNLKTLTVTVSWTEGTAGSKSITMMTTLASGT; translated from the coding sequence ATGAAAGCGAAAATTTTACACCGAGCTTTGAGCGAAAAGGGCTTCACCCTGATCGAGCTGCTGACAGCGATTACGTTGTTAACGATTGGGCTTTTGGGGACGGCGGCACTGACGGCGGGCGTGGTGAAGGGCAATGTCGCTGGGCGAAACGTTTCCACTGCCACGGCGATCGCTCAATCGTGTTTTCAGGAAAATCGGCGAGTGGGATATACCAGTGCCGGAACCACCGGATGTACGACCACCACCACCAACGTTACATTGGGCGGTGTGACATTCTCTCGCGCTCTGTCCATCGATTCGGCTACCACCAACTTGAAAACTCTTACCGTGACGGTCAGCTGGACCGAAGGCACGGCGGGCAGTAAGTCGATTACGATGATGACGACACTCGCATCGGGGACTTGA